From a region of the Corallococcus coralloides DSM 2259 genome:
- the spoVG gene encoding septation regulator SpoVG produces MNITDVRVFPVEEDKLKAYVTITLDHCFVVRDLKVIHGSTGLFIAMPAKKRKDGTYKDIAHPLNADTRSQMERVILIEYEKHLHQAQNGTLGPVAAELD; encoded by the coding sequence ATGAACATCACCGACGTCCGGGTGTTTCCGGTCGAAGAGGACAAGCTCAAGGCGTACGTCACCATCACCCTGGATCACTGCTTCGTCGTGCGCGACCTGAAGGTGATCCACGGCTCCACCGGGCTCTTCATCGCGATGCCCGCGAAAAAACGGAAGGACGGGACCTACAAGGACATTGCCCATCCGTTGAACGCGGACACACGAAGCCAGATGGAGCGGGTCATCCTCATCGAGTACGAGAAACACCTTCACCAGGCGCAGAACGGGACGCTCGGTCCCGTGGCGGCTGAACTCGACTAA
- a CDS encoding DUF5658 family protein — protein sequence MAATANEVQAGSWAQQASFYLSPASVALLMLNLLDGLFTLLFLQLGVAEELNPVMRVAYEQSPLLFMFSKLLIVNAGLCLLCLHRRLKASRIAIRAGAVVYAIIVVYHLAFLTHLVSHWPFGA from the coding sequence GTGGCGGCGACGGCGAATGAGGTGCAGGCGGGGAGTTGGGCGCAGCAGGCTTCTTTCTACTTGTCACCGGCTTCGGTGGCGCTGCTCATGCTGAACCTGCTGGACGGGCTGTTCACCCTGCTCTTCCTGCAGCTGGGGGTGGCGGAGGAGCTCAACCCGGTGATGCGCGTGGCGTACGAGCAGTCACCGCTGCTCTTCATGTTCTCCAAGCTGCTCATCGTGAACGCGGGCCTGTGCCTCCTGTGCCTGCACCGCCGGCTCAAGGCCAGCCGCATCGCCATCCGCGCGGGCGCCGTCGTCTACGCCATCATCGTGGTCTACCACCTGGCCTTCCTCACCCACCTGGTGAGTCATTGGCCCTTCGGGGCATGA
- a CDS encoding thymidine kinase, with protein MHQFPKDIGWIEVICGSMFSGKTEELIRRVKRALYGRQKVRVFKPRIDTRYDDTQVVSHSQLKLTSLPIERAEEIFRHLSPDTQVVGIDEVQFLGGEVVQVCEALAQRGMRVICAGLDQDYQGRPFEPMPQLMAVAEYVTKELAICAVCGNPANRSQRIIGSEERVVVGAAGAYEPRCRKCHVAEPAEASPPQTLKLFD; from the coding sequence TTGCATCAATTCCCCAAAGATATCGGGTGGATAGAGGTCATCTGCGGATCCATGTTCTCCGGCAAGACGGAGGAGTTGATCCGCCGCGTCAAGCGCGCGCTGTACGGCCGGCAGAAGGTGCGCGTGTTCAAGCCGCGCATCGACACGCGCTACGACGACACGCAGGTGGTCAGCCACAGCCAGTTGAAATTGACGTCCCTGCCCATCGAAAGGGCTGAAGAAATTTTCCGGCACCTGTCTCCCGACACGCAGGTGGTGGGCATCGACGAGGTGCAGTTCCTGGGCGGAGAGGTGGTGCAGGTGTGCGAGGCGCTCGCCCAGCGGGGCATGCGCGTCATCTGCGCGGGCCTGGACCAGGACTACCAGGGGCGGCCCTTCGAGCCGATGCCGCAGCTGATGGCGGTGGCGGAGTACGTGACGAAGGAGCTGGCCATCTGCGCGGTGTGCGGGAACCCGGCCAACCGTTCGCAGCGCATCATTGGCAGCGAGGAGCGGGTGGTGGTGGGCGCGGCGGGTGCCTACGAGCCGCGCTGCCGCAAGTGTCACGTGGCGGAACCCGCGGAGGCGAGCCCTCCGCAGACGCTGAAGCTGTTCGACTGA